The Mycolicibacterium smegmatis genome has a window encoding:
- a CDS encoding ribbon-helix-helix protein, CopG family, giving the protein MRTTIAIADELLAAAKRRARQRGQSLGSVIEDALRRELAADQEAAPRPEVPVFTDGTGPRAGIDLRSARALHEVLDEGLDLNALK; this is encoded by the coding sequence GTGCGCACCACGATCGCGATCGCCGATGAATTACTGGCCGCGGCCAAGCGCCGAGCCCGCCAGCGTGGCCAGTCATTGGGCTCGGTGATCGAGGATGCTCTGCGCCGCGAACTGGCTGCCGATCAGGAAGCGGCGCCACGTCCAGAGGTTCCGGTATTCACCGACGGCACCGGGCCGCGTGCCGGTATCGACCTACGGTCGGCCCGCGCACTTCACGAAGTCCTCGACGAAGGCCTCGACCTCAACGCGCTCAAGTAG
- a CDS encoding PE family protein — translation MTLRVVPEGLTAASSAVEALTARLAAAHAAAAPMISTVLPPAADAVSLQTAAGFSANGAQQSAVAAQGVEELGRSGVGVGESGVSYATGDAQAAASYLTARGL, via the coding sequence ATGACACTGCGCGTAGTTCCGGAAGGTCTCACGGCGGCCAGTTCGGCCGTCGAGGCGCTGACCGCGCGTCTGGCGGCCGCACACGCCGCTGCCGCCCCGATGATCTCGACCGTTCTCCCGCCTGCGGCCGACGCGGTGTCCCTGCAGACCGCGGCCGGCTTCAGCGCCAACGGCGCACAGCAGTCGGCGGTCGCCGCCCAGGGTGTCGAGGAGCTCGGCCGGTCCGGTGTCGGAGTGGGCGAGTCCGGTGTCAGCTACGCGACCGGTGACGCCCAGGCGGCGGCGTCGTACCTGACGGCCCGCGGCCTCTGA
- the eccCa gene encoding type VII secretion protein EccCa, translating into MSRLIFEHQRRLTPPATRKGTITIEPPPQLPRVVPPSLLRRVLPFLIVILIVGMIVALFATGMRLISPTMLFFPFVLLLAATALYRGGDNKMRTEEVDAERADYLRYLSVVRDNVRAHAAEQRAALEWSHPEPEVLVTIPGTRRQWERDPRDRDFLVLRAGRHDVPLDAALKVKDTADEIDLEPVAHSALRGLLDVQRTVRDAPTGLDVAKLARITVIGEADEVRAAIRAWIAQAVTWHDPTMLGVALAAPDLESGDWSWLKWLPHVDIPNEADGVGPARYLTTSTAELRERLAPALADRPLFPAESGAALKHLLVVLDDPDADPDDIARKPGLTGVTVIHRATELPNREQYPDPERPILRVVDGRIERWQVGGWQPCVDVADTMSAAEAAHIARRLSRWDSNPGYIRSTSTGGATFTTLLGIPDASALDVASLWAPRPRDEELRVPIGVTSTGEPLYFDLKDEAEGGMGPHGLMIGMTGSGKSQTLMSILLSLLTTHPADRLIVIYADFKGEAGADIFRHFPQVVAVISNMAEKRSLADRFADTLRGEVARREQILKEAGRRVQGSAFNSVAEYESAIAAGHDLPPMPTLFVVADEFTLMLAEHPEYADLFDYVARKGRSFRIHLLFASQTLDVGRIKDIDKNTSYRIGLKVASPSISRQIIGVEDAYHIESGREHKGEGFLVPAPGAVPIKFRSTYVDGIYDPPRAEKSIVVHALPQPQVFTAGRVEPEPDTVITTGDVEVHTAPPRKLIATIGDQLAAYGPKAPQLWLPPLDEPSALADVLAGADVEPGQLRWPLGEIDKPFEMRRDVLVYDAHTAAANVLIHGGPRSGKSTALQTFVLSAAALHSPREITFYCLDYGGGRLADLADLAHVGSVATPLEPERIRRTFGELEQLLRARQRQGAVNRTGSYTDGYGEVFLVIDNLYAFSRDNTDTFNTRNPLLAKVTELANSGLAYGIHVVITTPNWLEVPLAMRDGLGLRLELKLHDSHDSIVRVAGALRRPADSVPADQPGRGLTMAAEHFLFAEPALSDIAVINARYPGVSAPPVRLLPTDLSPDALAPLYPAPETVVIGQREEDLAPVAVDFANHPLLMVFGDSKSGKTTLLRHIIRTVRENSTPDQVAFTVIDRRLHLVDEPLFPDNEYTANIDRVLPAMLGLSALIEKRRPPAGLSAQELSRWTYTGHTHYLIIDDVDQIPDTPAVSGPFVGQRPWTNIVGLLAEAADLGLRVIVTARATGSAHAVMTAPLLRRLNDLQATTLMLSGNPTDSGKIRGHRFARFPAGRGLLLTDTDTPDHIQLVNPLGDAALSGNIGNNGNHNRGGEYR; encoded by the coding sequence ATGAGCCGGCTCATCTTCGAGCACCAGCGTCGGCTGACGCCGCCCGCCACCCGCAAGGGCACCATCACGATCGAACCGCCACCGCAGTTGCCGCGCGTGGTGCCACCGTCGCTGCTGCGCCGGGTGCTGCCGTTTCTGATCGTGATCCTGATCGTGGGCATGATCGTGGCGCTGTTCGCCACCGGTATGCGGCTGATCTCGCCGACCATGCTGTTCTTCCCGTTCGTCCTGCTGCTGGCCGCGACCGCGCTCTACCGCGGCGGCGACAACAAGATGCGCACCGAGGAGGTCGACGCCGAACGCGCCGACTACCTGCGGTACCTGTCGGTGGTGCGCGACAACGTGCGCGCGCACGCCGCCGAGCAGCGCGCCGCGCTCGAGTGGTCGCACCCCGAACCCGAAGTGCTGGTGACGATTCCCGGCACGCGCAGGCAGTGGGAGCGCGACCCGCGCGACCGTGACTTCCTGGTGCTGCGGGCCGGCAGGCACGACGTGCCGCTGGACGCCGCGCTGAAGGTCAAGGACACCGCCGACGAGATCGACCTCGAGCCCGTGGCGCACAGTGCGTTGCGCGGCCTGCTCGACGTACAGCGCACCGTGCGCGACGCACCCACGGGCCTCGACGTCGCCAAGCTGGCCCGCATCACCGTGATCGGCGAGGCCGACGAGGTCCGCGCCGCGATCCGGGCCTGGATCGCGCAGGCCGTCACGTGGCACGACCCCACCATGCTCGGGGTGGCGCTCGCCGCGCCCGATCTGGAGTCCGGTGACTGGTCGTGGTTGAAATGGCTTCCGCACGTAGATATCCCGAACGAGGCCGACGGTGTCGGGCCGGCGCGGTACCTGACCACGTCCACAGCCGAACTGCGTGAGCGGCTGGCTCCGGCGCTGGCCGACCGGCCGCTGTTCCCGGCCGAGTCCGGTGCGGCGCTCAAGCATCTGCTGGTGGTGCTCGACGACCCCGATGCCGATCCCGACGACATCGCCCGCAAGCCTGGGCTGACCGGTGTCACCGTCATCCACCGCGCCACGGAACTGCCCAACCGCGAGCAGTACCCCGATCCCGAGCGCCCCATCCTGCGCGTCGTCGACGGCCGGATCGAGCGCTGGCAGGTGGGTGGCTGGCAGCCCTGTGTCGATGTGGCCGACACGATGTCGGCGGCCGAGGCCGCGCACATCGCGCGGCGGCTGTCGCGGTGGGACTCCAATCCGGGATACATCCGCTCCACCTCGACCGGCGGTGCGACGTTCACGACGCTGCTCGGCATCCCCGACGCCTCGGCGCTCGACGTGGCGAGCCTGTGGGCGCCCCGGCCGCGCGACGAGGAACTGCGCGTGCCGATCGGCGTCACCTCGACCGGTGAGCCGCTGTACTTCGACCTCAAGGACGAGGCCGAGGGCGGTATGGGCCCGCACGGGCTGATGATCGGTATGACGGGTTCGGGCAAGTCACAAACCCTGATGTCGATCCTGTTGTCGCTGTTGACCACCCATCCCGCCGATCGCCTCATCGTGATCTACGCGGACTTCAAGGGTGAGGCCGGAGCCGACATCTTCCGCCACTTCCCGCAGGTCGTGGCGGTCATCTCCAACATGGCCGAGAAGCGGTCGCTGGCCGACAGGTTCGCCGACACGCTGCGCGGTGAGGTGGCCCGGCGCGAGCAGATCCTCAAAGAGGCCGGGCGCAGGGTGCAGGGCAGCGCGTTCAACTCGGTCGCCGAGTACGAGAGCGCGATCGCCGCAGGCCATGACCTGCCGCCCATGCCCACACTGTTCGTGGTCGCCGACGAGTTCACGCTCATGCTCGCCGAACATCCCGAGTACGCCGACCTGTTCGATTACGTTGCGCGCAAGGGCCGCTCGTTCCGGATCCACCTGCTGTTCGCGTCGCAGACGCTGGACGTGGGCCGTATCAAGGACATCGACAAGAACACCTCGTACCGCATCGGTCTCAAGGTGGCCAGCCCGAGCATCTCGCGGCAGATCATCGGTGTCGAGGACGCCTACCACATCGAGTCCGGCCGCGAACACAAAGGCGAGGGCTTCTTGGTACCAGCGCCCGGTGCGGTGCCGATCAAGTTCCGCAGCACCTACGTCGACGGCATCTACGATCCGCCACGCGCCGAGAAGTCGATTGTGGTGCACGCACTTCCGCAGCCGCAGGTGTTCACGGCGGGACGCGTCGAACCCGAACCCGACACCGTGATCACCACGGGCGACGTCGAGGTGCACACCGCGCCGCCGCGCAAGTTGATCGCCACCATCGGCGACCAACTGGCGGCCTACGGACCCAAGGCCCCCCAGCTGTGGCTGCCGCCGCTGGACGAGCCGAGCGCACTGGCCGACGTGCTTGCCGGTGCCGACGTCGAGCCGGGGCAGCTGCGCTGGCCGCTGGGCGAGATCGACAAGCCGTTCGAGATGCGGCGCGACGTGCTGGTGTACGACGCGCACACCGCGGCCGCCAACGTGCTCATCCACGGCGGCCCGCGGTCAGGCAAGTCCACGGCATTGCAGACGTTCGTCCTGAGCGCCGCGGCGCTGCACTCGCCGCGCGAGATCACCTTCTACTGCCTCGATTACGGCGGCGGGAGGCTCGCCGACCTCGCGGACCTGGCACACGTCGGCAGCGTCGCGACCCCGCTGGAGCCCGAGCGTATCCGCCGCACGTTCGGCGAGCTGGAGCAGTTGCTGAGGGCGCGTCAGCGCCAGGGCGCGGTCAACCGCACGGGCTCGTACACGGACGGCTACGGCGAAGTGTTCCTGGTGATCGACAACCTGTACGCGTTCAGCCGCGACAACACCGACACCTTCAACACCCGCAACCCGTTGCTGGCCAAGGTCACCGAGCTGGCCAACAGCGGCCTGGCCTACGGCATCCACGTCGTCATCACCACGCCGAACTGGCTGGAGGTGCCGCTGGCGATGCGCGACGGCCTCGGTCTGCGTCTCGAGCTCAAACTGCACGACTCGCACGACAGCATCGTGCGCGTGGCCGGTGCCCTGCGCAGGCCTGCAGATTCGGTGCCGGCCGATCAGCCGGGCCGCGGCCTGACCATGGCCGCCGAACACTTCCTGTTCGCCGAACCGGCGCTGAGCGACATCGCGGTCATCAACGCGCGGTACCCGGGCGTCAGCGCACCGCCCGTGCGCCTGCTGCCCACAGACCTGTCGCCCGACGCACTGGCGCCGCTGTACCCGGCGCCGGAGACCGTGGTCATCGGTCAGCGCGAAGAGGATCTGGCGCCGGTGGCCGTCGACTTCGCGAACCACCCGCTGCTCATGGTGTTCGGTGACTCGAAGTCGGGCAAGACGACGCTGCTGCGCCACATCATCCGCACGGTGCGGGAGAACTCGACACCGGACCAGGTCGCGTTCACGGTGATCGACCGCAGGCTGCATCTGGTCGACGAACCGCTCTTCCCGGACAACGAGTACACCGCGAACATCGACCGTGTGCTGCCCGCGATGCTGGGGCTGTCGGCTCTCATCGAGAAGCGGCGCCCACCTGCTGGATTGTCCGCTCAAGAGCTCAGCCGGTGGACCTACACGGGCCACACGCACTACCTGATCATCGACGACGTGGACCAGATCCCCGATACGCCCGCGGTGAGCGGACCGTTCGTGGGGCAGCGCCCGTGGACGAACATCGTCGGATTGCTCGCCGAGGCAGCCGATCTCGGCCTGCGCGTGATCGTCACCGCACGTGCCACCGGCTCTGCCCACGCGGTGATGACCGCACCGCTGTTGCGTCGCCTCAACGATCTGCAGGCGACCACGCTGATGCTGTCGGGCAATCCCACCGACAGCGGCAAGATCCGCGGCCACCGGTTCGCCCGGTTCCCGGCCGGCCGTGGCCTGCTGCTGACCGACACCGACACCCCCGACCACATCCAGTTGGTCAACCCGCTCGGCGACGCGGCCCTGAGCGGAAACATCGGGAACAACGGGAATCACAACCGAGGAGGGGAATACCGATGA
- a CDS encoding class I SAM-dependent methyltransferase encodes MSTGRTDNDSWDITTSVGSTALFVAASRALEARKPEPLAVDRYAETFCRMAGDQWVDAIDGTDPEHPLRTEFGRHFVNFQAARTKYFDEYFHRAAAAGVRQVVVLAAGLDSRAYRLPWPDGTVVYELDQPKVLEFKRDAMKRLGETPAAERREVAIDLREDWPQALRAKGFDPSEPSAWIAEGLLIYLPAPAQDRLFAGIDGLAAPGSFVAVEEASPMPHDAFEAKRAEAAASPEENEFFTLVYNEQHAPAEQWFSARGWVAATTPLHEYLGQVGRPVPGPDTEAGLMTGTISLVSATKR; translated from the coding sequence GTGAGCACCGGACGGACTGACAACGACAGCTGGGACATCACCACAAGCGTGGGCTCGACCGCGCTGTTCGTCGCCGCCTCAAGGGCTTTGGAGGCACGAAAACCGGAACCCCTGGCCGTCGACCGGTACGCGGAGACCTTCTGCCGCATGGCCGGCGACCAATGGGTCGATGCGATCGACGGCACCGATCCCGAGCACCCGTTGCGGACCGAGTTCGGCCGGCACTTCGTGAACTTCCAGGCCGCGCGCACCAAGTACTTCGACGAGTACTTCCACCGCGCCGCCGCGGCCGGGGTGCGTCAGGTCGTGGTGCTGGCGGCGGGCCTGGATTCCCGTGCCTACCGGTTGCCATGGCCGGATGGCACAGTTGTCTACGAACTGGACCAGCCCAAGGTCCTCGAGTTCAAACGCGACGCCATGAAACGCCTCGGCGAAACCCCTGCCGCAGAGCGTCGCGAGGTTGCCATCGACCTCCGAGAGGACTGGCCGCAGGCCCTCCGAGCAAAGGGCTTCGACCCTTCCGAACCCTCGGCGTGGATTGCCGAGGGCCTGCTGATCTATTTGCCGGCTCCAGCACAGGATCGGTTGTTTGCCGGCATCGACGGATTGGCCGCCCCGGGCAGCTTCGTGGCGGTGGAAGAGGCCTCGCCGATGCCCCACGACGCGTTCGAGGCCAAGCGTGCGGAGGCCGCGGCCTCCCCGGAAGAGAACGAATTTTTCACGCTGGTGTACAACGAGCAGCACGCCCCCGCTGAACAGTGGTTTTCCGCTCGGGGGTGGGTGGCAGCGACCACCCCTCTGCATGAATATCTAGGTCAGGTCGGTCGGCCCGTCCCTGGTCCGGACACTGAAGCGGGGCTGATGACGGGCACAATCAGCCTGGTTTCCGCAACCAAAAGGTGA
- a CDS encoding type II toxin-antitoxin system VapC family toxin, whose protein sequence is MFLLDVNVVLAAYRADHPDHATVRPWFDRLLDGDGPFTVPVQVWASFLRLVTNRRIFPVPTPRDDAFAFIEAVNGQPHHVPVSAGPRHLALLHQLCDEGDASGDLIPDAVLAAIAHEHHCDVATLDRDFARFTTVRHLRPSLD, encoded by the coding sequence ATGTTCCTGCTAGACGTGAACGTCGTACTTGCGGCATACCGCGCAGACCACCCAGATCACGCCACCGTGCGTCCGTGGTTCGATCGCCTGCTCGATGGCGACGGACCGTTCACCGTCCCGGTACAGGTGTGGGCGTCGTTCCTGCGATTGGTAACCAATCGGCGTATCTTCCCAGTCCCCACACCCCGTGACGATGCGTTCGCGTTCATCGAAGCCGTCAACGGCCAACCGCACCACGTGCCGGTAAGCGCGGGCCCGCGGCACCTTGCGCTGCTGCACCAACTTTGCGACGAAGGCGATGCCTCCGGCGACCTGATCCCCGATGCAGTGCTCGCGGCCATCGCCCACGAACATCATTGCGACGTGGCGACTCTCGATCGGGACTTCGCCCGATTCACCACGGTCCGTCATCTGAGGCCGAGTCTGGACTGA
- a CDS encoding oxygenase MpaB family protein yields the protein MTVSEPVREIVERPMAGPAYPEAHTRRRRRGAGFDDGLMGVALLAGPANVIMQLANPGVGYGVVESRVESGRTDLHPVKRARTTFTYLAVATRGDEQQKAAYRRAVNKAHAQVYSTEDSPVKYNAFDKDLQLWVAACLYKGGVDVFRMFVGEMDDETADRHYRDSVTMGTTLQVPEEMWPADRAAFDKYWAEQLDKVHIDDTVRGYLYPIAAGRPKNPKLPRFIQHRLDNVALLITTGFLPQRFRDEMCLPWDAQRQRRFDRLIAVLRTVNNLLPSVLRQFPFNVLLKDLDWRIRTGRPLV from the coding sequence ATGACGGTCAGTGAACCGGTCCGGGAGATCGTCGAACGGCCGATGGCAGGTCCGGCGTACCCGGAGGCTCACACCAGGCGACGCCGACGCGGCGCCGGCTTCGACGACGGACTGATGGGGGTGGCGTTGCTGGCGGGCCCGGCCAACGTGATCATGCAGCTGGCCAACCCGGGCGTGGGCTACGGCGTCGTCGAGAGTCGCGTCGAGAGCGGCCGCACCGACCTGCACCCGGTCAAGCGGGCCCGCACCACCTTCACTTACCTCGCGGTGGCCACCCGCGGCGACGAACAGCAGAAGGCCGCTTACCGCCGCGCGGTCAACAAGGCGCACGCCCAGGTGTACTCCACCGAGGACAGCCCCGTGAAGTACAACGCGTTCGACAAAGACCTGCAGCTGTGGGTCGCCGCCTGCCTCTACAAGGGCGGGGTCGACGTGTTCCGGATGTTCGTCGGCGAGATGGACGACGAGACCGCCGACCGGCACTACCGCGACAGCGTCACCATGGGCACGACGCTTCAGGTCCCCGAGGAGATGTGGCCGGCCGACCGCGCGGCCTTCGACAAGTACTGGGCCGAGCAACTCGACAAGGTCCACATCGACGACACCGTGCGCGGGTATCTATACCCGATCGCGGCGGGCCGGCCGAAAAACCCGAAGTTGCCGCGGTTCATCCAGCACCGGCTCGACAACGTCGCCCTGCTGATCACCACCGGATTCCTGCCGCAGCGGTTCCGTGACGAGATGTGCCTGCCCTGGGATGCCCAGCGGCAGCGGCGGTTCGACCGGCTGATCGCGGTACTGCGGACGGTGAACAACCTGCTGCCGTCGGTCCTGCGGCAGTTCCCCTTCAACGTTCTGCTGAAAGACCTCGACTGGCGGATCCGCACCGGGCGCCCGCTGGTCTGA
- the eccA gene encoding type VII secretion AAA-ATPase EccA: protein MVSRFATCCRALGLTVNDRQRPADLAAARSGFAGLTHIAHDHCDAWIGLAAAGEVTPAVVDAVWRTVASAGLLQREIGLAAGELGFLYDTGLYLQFRATEHDDFQLAYAARLCAAGKLADADHLVGEVLSRRPGWLNAKWLRVAINYRAQRWSDVVRLLTPVVTDESLDEITSHAARITLGISLARLGMFAPALSYLEEPSGPVAVAAVDGALAKGLTLRGQGEDDDANDVLQELFAAHPENEQVEAALLDPTFGLLTTTSARIEARTNPWDPDSEPTEEEFVDPGAKERKAHLLVEAEAELAEFIGLEEVKYQVARLKSSVAMSIRRQERGLTVAQRTNHLVFAGPPGTGKTTIARVVAKIYCGLGLLKKETVREVHRADLIGQHIGETEAKTNAIIDSALDGVLFLDEAYALVSTGAKNDFGLVAIDTLLARMENDRDRLVVIVAGYRKDLDAFLDTNEGLRSRFTRSIDFPSYTAPELVEIAVRMAEKRDSVFEKAAHDDMERLFTHLAQATTPDANGVERRSLDIAGNARFVRNLVERSEEEREYRLDHSDQEDFTDEEMMTITAGDVQRSAAPLLRGLGLSVPA, encoded by the coding sequence GTGGTCAGCCGCTTTGCGACATGCTGTCGTGCGCTGGGCCTGACGGTCAACGACCGGCAACGTCCGGCTGATCTCGCCGCGGCCAGGTCGGGTTTTGCTGGGTTGACCCACATCGCGCACGACCACTGCGATGCGTGGATCGGGCTGGCCGCCGCGGGCGAGGTGACTCCGGCTGTCGTCGACGCGGTGTGGCGGACAGTGGCCAGCGCCGGATTGTTGCAGCGTGAGATCGGACTCGCCGCCGGTGAACTCGGCTTCCTCTATGACACCGGGCTGTATCTGCAGTTCCGCGCCACCGAGCACGACGACTTCCAATTGGCTTACGCCGCACGGCTTTGCGCCGCAGGCAAGCTGGCTGACGCGGACCACCTGGTGGGCGAGGTGCTGTCACGCCGGCCGGGCTGGCTGAACGCCAAATGGTTGCGGGTGGCCATCAACTACCGCGCGCAGCGCTGGTCGGACGTGGTGCGGCTGCTGACCCCGGTGGTGACGGACGAGTCGCTGGACGAGATCACCTCGCATGCCGCGCGGATCACCCTGGGCATCTCCCTGGCCCGGCTCGGAATGTTCGCACCCGCGCTGTCGTATCTGGAGGAGCCGTCCGGTCCGGTCGCGGTGGCGGCCGTCGACGGTGCGTTGGCCAAGGGCCTCACCCTGCGCGGGCAGGGCGAGGACGACGACGCCAACGACGTGTTGCAGGAACTCTTCGCCGCACATCCGGAGAACGAGCAGGTCGAAGCGGCACTACTGGATCCCACCTTCGGCCTGCTGACCACCACATCGGCGCGGATCGAGGCCCGGACGAATCCGTGGGACCCCGACTCTGAGCCCACCGAAGAGGAATTCGTCGACCCGGGCGCCAAGGAACGCAAAGCGCATCTGCTCGTCGAGGCCGAAGCCGAACTGGCGGAGTTCATCGGCCTGGAAGAGGTGAAGTACCAGGTGGCCCGGCTGAAAAGCTCGGTGGCGATGTCGATCCGGCGCCAGGAGCGCGGACTGACCGTCGCGCAGCGCACCAACCACCTGGTGTTCGCCGGCCCGCCCGGAACCGGTAAGACGACGATCGCGCGCGTCGTCGCCAAGATCTACTGCGGTCTGGGGCTGCTCAAGAAGGAGACCGTCCGCGAGGTGCACCGCGCCGACCTCATCGGCCAGCACATCGGCGAGACCGAAGCCAAGACCAACGCGATCATCGACAGCGCGCTCGACGGCGTGCTGTTCCTCGACGAGGCCTACGCCCTGGTGTCCACCGGCGCCAAGAACGACTTCGGCCTCGTCGCCATCGACACCCTGCTGGCACGCATGGAGAACGACCGCGACCGGCTCGTCGTGATCGTCGCCGGGTACCGCAAGGACCTCGACGCATTCCTCGACACCAACGAAGGTCTGCGTTCGCGCTTCACGCGCAGCATCGACTTCCCGTCCTACACCGCACCCGAACTCGTCGAGATCGCGGTGCGCATGGCCGAGAAACGCGACAGCGTGTTCGAGAAGGCCGCCCACGACGACATGGAGCGTCTGTTCACGCATCTCGCGCAGGCCACCACCCCCGACGCCAACGGTGTCGAGCGCCGCAGTCTCGACATCGCGGGTAACGCGCGCTTTGTCCGCAACCTGGTCGAGCGCTCCGAGGAGGAGCGCGAATACCGGCTCGACCACTCCGACCAAGAAGATTTCACCGACGAGGAGATGATGACGATCACCGCCGGTGACGTTCAGCGATCGGCCGCCCCGCTGCTGCGTGGCCTCGGACTGTCGGTGCCGGCATGA
- the eccB gene encoding type VII secretion protein EccB, translating to MTGPVNPDDRRSFSSRTPVNENPDGVQYRRGFVTRHQVSGWRFVMRRIASGVALHDTRMLVDPLRTQSRAVLTGALILVTGLVGCFIFSLFRPGGVPGNDAILADRSTSALYVRVGEQLHPVLNLTSARLISGSPDNPTMVKTSEIDKFPRGNLLGIPGAPERMVQNAATDAEWTVCDAVGGANPGVTVIAGPLGADGERAAPLPPDHAVLVHSDAEPNPGDWLLWDGKRSPIDLADRAVTDALGLSGQALVPRPIAAGLFNAVPAAPALTAPVIPDAGAAPQFELSLPVPVGAVVVAYDADNTARYYAVLSDGLQPISPVLAAILRNTDSHGFAQPPRLGPDEVARTPMSRALDTSAYPDNPVTLVEASADPVTCAHWTKPSDAAESSLSVLSGAVLPLPEGLHTVDLVGAGAGGAANRVALTPGTGYFVQTVGAEPGSPTAGSMFWVSDTGVRYGIDTAGDDKVVAALGLSAPPLPVPWSVLSQFAAGPALSRGDALVAHDAVSTNPNSARMEASR from the coding sequence ATGACCGGCCCCGTCAACCCCGACGACCGGCGCTCGTTCAGCTCGCGCACGCCGGTCAACGAGAACCCCGACGGCGTGCAGTACCGCCGCGGTTTCGTCACGCGACACCAGGTGAGCGGCTGGCGATTCGTCATGCGCCGCATCGCTTCCGGCGTCGCGCTGCACGACACCCGCATGCTCGTCGACCCGTTGCGCACGCAGAGCCGCGCCGTGCTCACCGGTGCGCTGATCCTCGTCACGGGCCTGGTCGGCTGCTTCATCTTCTCGCTGTTCCGTCCGGGCGGCGTGCCGGGCAACGACGCGATCCTCGCCGACCGGTCGACCTCTGCGCTGTACGTGCGGGTCGGTGAACAACTGCACCCGGTGCTCAACCTGACCTCAGCACGCCTGATCTCCGGATCACCGGACAACCCGACGATGGTCAAGACCTCCGAGATCGACAAGTTCCCGCGCGGAAACCTGCTCGGCATCCCCGGCGCCCCGGAACGCATGGTGCAGAACGCCGCCACCGACGCGGAGTGGACCGTGTGCGACGCCGTCGGCGGCGCCAACCCCGGCGTGACAGTGATCGCCGGCCCGCTCGGCGCCGACGGGGAGCGTGCCGCCCCGCTGCCACCCGACCACGCGGTGCTCGTGCACAGCGACGCCGAACCCAACCCCGGTGACTGGCTGTTGTGGGACGGCAAGCGCAGCCCGATCGACCTGGCCGACCGCGCCGTGACCGACGCGCTGGGCCTCAGCGGGCAGGCCCTGGTGCCGAGGCCCATCGCAGCCGGGCTGTTCAACGCGGTTCCCGCGGCACCCGCGCTGACCGCGCCGGTGATCCCCGACGCCGGTGCCGCACCGCAATTCGAGCTCTCGCTGCCCGTGCCCGTCGGCGCGGTCGTGGTGGCCTACGACGCCGACAACACCGCGCGGTACTACGCCGTGTTGTCCGATGGACTGCAGCCCATCTCGCCCGTGCTCGCGGCGATCCTGCGCAACACCGACTCCCACGGTTTCGCGCAGCCGCCGCGACTGGGGCCGGACGAGGTGGCCCGTACGCCGATGTCACGCGCCCTGGACACCTCGGCCTATCCGGACAACCCCGTGACCCTCGTCGAGGCATCGGCCGATCCGGTGACGTGCGCGCACTGGACGAAACCGTCTGACGCCGCGGAGAGTTCGCTGTCGGTGCTCTCCGGTGCGGTGCTGCCGCTGCCGGAAGGCCTGCACACCGTGGACCTGGTCGGTGCGGGCGCGGGCGGTGCGGCCAACCGCGTCGCGCTGACGCCTGGCACCGGATACTTCGTCCAGACGGTCGGAGCCGAACCCGGCTCGCCCACCGCGGGATCGATGTTCTGGGTCAGCGATACGGGCGTGCGCTACGGGATCGACACGGCCGGGGATGACAAAGTGGTTGCCGCACTGGGACTTTCCGCGCCGCCGCTGCCGGTGCCGTGGTCGGTGCTGTCGCAGTTCGCGGCCGGACCCGCCCTGTCGCGTGGCGATGCGCTCGTCGCGCATGACGCCGTGTCGACCAACCCGAACTCTGCGCGTATGGAGGCCTCCCGATGA